From Polyangium spumosum, a single genomic window includes:
- a CDS encoding N-formylglutamate amidohydrolase, with amino-acid sequence MVDPRYEEWGLRSAVGVAPHPQFEVIEPKGGETPVVVEVPHAGLSLDAETLSFTIAPARSIARDADLHVDALFEDAPMEGATLIYARASRYVVDLNRGEQDVDLDAVDGGGRAPWPRGLIWRLTTDGEPILARRLPRAELERRLDLVYRPYHRVLEQLLARKRARFGFAILLCAHSMPSQPRRGHENAGVARADIVPGTRGRTSASAAVIDMVDRHARSCGYTVRHDDPYRGGFSTGHYGTPASGIHAIQVEISRRLYMDESTLRTDPQGFQSVREFARTLVARLAFAENPTTLDALRGYAPGGT; translated from the coding sequence GTGGTCGATCCCCGATACGAAGAGTGGGGGCTGCGCTCCGCCGTCGGCGTCGCGCCCCATCCGCAGTTCGAGGTCATCGAACCCAAAGGGGGCGAGACCCCGGTGGTCGTCGAGGTGCCCCACGCAGGCCTCTCCCTCGACGCCGAGACCCTCTCGTTCACCATCGCGCCCGCGCGCAGCATCGCCCGCGACGCCGACCTGCACGTCGACGCCCTCTTCGAGGACGCGCCCATGGAAGGCGCGACGCTCATCTACGCGCGAGCGAGCCGATACGTGGTCGACCTCAACCGCGGCGAGCAGGACGTGGACCTCGACGCCGTCGACGGCGGAGGCCGCGCGCCCTGGCCACGCGGCCTCATCTGGCGCCTCACCACGGACGGCGAGCCCATCCTCGCCCGCAGGCTCCCCCGCGCCGAGCTCGAGCGCCGCCTCGACCTCGTCTACCGCCCCTACCACCGCGTGCTCGAGCAGCTCCTCGCTCGCAAGCGCGCCCGCTTCGGCTTCGCCATCCTGCTCTGCGCCCACTCGATGCCGAGCCAGCCCCGCCGCGGACACGAAAACGCCGGCGTCGCCCGCGCCGACATCGTCCCCGGCACCCGCGGACGGACGAGCGCCTCGGCCGCCGTGATCGACATGGTGGATCGACACGCGCGTTCTTGCGGCTACACCGTGCGCCACGACGACCCCTATCGCGGTGGATTCTCGACGGGCCACTACGGGACCCCAGCGAGCGGCATCCACGCCATCCAGGTCGAGATCAGTCGACGGCTCTACATGGACGAATCCACGCTACGGACGGATCCCCAGGGCTTCCAGAGTGTGCGAGAATTCGCTCGCACCCTTGTCGCCCGCCTCGCCTTCGCCGAAAACCCCACGACGCTCGACGCCCTCCGGGGGTATGCTCCGGGCGGTACCTGA
- the xerD gene encoding site-specific tyrosine recombinase XerD, whose translation MDLHAWVDAYLDHLRVERALSPRTLEAYARDLGKLCALCEGQGITSPAELDATVVSTYLVELGKQGLGARSATRHLSAVRGFSKFLLRERAISANPAALVERPRTSRKLPKVLSVEEIERILEAPDRASFRGLRDRAMLHVMYAAGLRVSEVVGLKIADIDRKQGVVFAFGKGNKRRIVPLGEPALDALDAYLAVRKDHPRAAMTPALFLSPRGKPLTRQGVWKLLGAYARGVGVTKPSSPHKLRHSFATHLLEGGADLRSVQALLGHADITTTEIYTHLTDDHVRTVYKRSHPRS comes from the coding sequence GTGGACCTTCACGCCTGGGTGGATGCGTACCTGGATCACCTGCGTGTCGAGCGCGCGCTCTCGCCCCGCACGCTGGAGGCGTACGCGCGGGATCTCGGCAAGCTCTGCGCTTTGTGCGAGGGGCAGGGGATCACGTCGCCGGCGGAGCTCGACGCCACGGTTGTCTCGACGTACCTGGTGGAGCTCGGCAAGCAGGGGCTCGGGGCGCGTTCGGCGACGCGGCACCTCTCGGCGGTGCGTGGGTTCTCCAAGTTCTTGCTGCGGGAGCGGGCGATCTCGGCGAACCCGGCGGCGCTCGTCGAGCGGCCCCGGACGAGCCGCAAGCTGCCGAAGGTGCTCTCCGTGGAGGAGATCGAGCGGATCCTGGAGGCGCCGGATCGAGCTTCGTTTCGAGGCCTGCGCGACCGGGCGATGCTGCACGTGATGTACGCGGCGGGGCTACGCGTGAGTGAGGTCGTGGGCCTCAAGATCGCGGACATCGATCGCAAGCAGGGCGTGGTGTTCGCGTTCGGCAAGGGCAACAAGCGGCGGATCGTGCCGCTCGGGGAGCCTGCGCTCGACGCGCTCGATGCGTATCTGGCCGTTCGCAAGGATCACCCGCGCGCGGCCATGACGCCCGCGCTTTTCCTGTCGCCGCGGGGCAAACCGCTGACGCGGCAAGGTGTGTGGAAGTTGCTCGGCGCCTACGCGCGTGGCGTGGGGGTGACGAAGCCGAGCTCGCCGCACAAGTTGCGGCACTCGTTCGCGACGCATCTGCTCGAAGGAGGCGCCGATCTGCGCAGCGTGCAGGCCCTCCTGGGGCACGCGGACATCACGACGACCGAGATCTACACGCACCTGACGGACGATCACGTGCGCACCGTTTACAAACGGTCGCATCCTCGTTCCTGA
- a CDS encoding DUF4340 domain-containing protein, translating to MNVGRGLFVHVGLFVLASASAVAVWTRDEQPKALVQTEATVWPGRPADVVKVVFEGKNRKVSLETKSDKLGAYYLGTLEREATPPPVNPDAGAPPPAPGAKTKTEFVGVGVAQKLVDALAPLKAIRALGRIPDDRAAEFGLAEPEGTLTVTIGGAERKLVLGGTTPGGGDRYVRDPQSGEAYVIDGAAMRDLDTAESRLVERELHGFKEAEISSAELSAGEKKRKLVRGGPEGKRFWADPAAADQKDETAANFMAKLDRLRPTDYVMNEPAGKQDVLRVEYAAGSSLGFLELVRVPAADPAGKPDYFVRTERTRLYAKVPAQTAEQVEQDLGSILK from the coding sequence ATGAACGTGGGACGCGGCCTCTTCGTCCACGTGGGGCTCTTCGTGCTGGCGTCGGCCAGCGCGGTGGCCGTGTGGACCCGCGACGAGCAGCCGAAGGCGCTCGTGCAGACCGAAGCGACGGTGTGGCCCGGCCGGCCCGCCGACGTCGTGAAGGTCGTCTTCGAGGGCAAGAACCGCAAGGTCTCGCTCGAGACGAAGTCGGACAAACTCGGCGCCTATTACCTCGGGACGCTCGAGCGCGAGGCGACCCCTCCGCCCGTGAACCCCGACGCAGGCGCGCCGCCGCCCGCGCCCGGCGCCAAGACGAAGACCGAGTTCGTCGGCGTGGGCGTGGCCCAGAAGCTCGTCGACGCGCTCGCGCCGCTGAAGGCGATCCGCGCGCTCGGCCGCATCCCGGACGATCGCGCAGCCGAGTTCGGGCTCGCGGAGCCCGAGGGCACGCTCACGGTCACGATCGGCGGCGCCGAGCGCAAGCTCGTGCTGGGCGGCACGACGCCCGGCGGCGGCGACAGGTACGTGCGTGATCCGCAGTCGGGCGAGGCCTACGTGATCGACGGCGCCGCCATGCGAGACCTCGACACGGCCGAGTCGCGCCTCGTGGAGCGGGAGCTGCACGGCTTCAAGGAGGCCGAGATCTCGTCGGCGGAGCTCTCGGCCGGCGAGAAGAAGCGAAAGCTCGTGCGCGGCGGGCCCGAGGGCAAGCGGTTCTGGGCAGATCCCGCAGCAGCCGATCAAAAGGACGAGACGGCGGCGAACTTCATGGCGAAGCTCGATCGGCTGCGGCCGACGGACTACGTGATGAACGAGCCCGCGGGCAAGCAGGACGTGCTCCGCGTGGAGTACGCGGCGGGCTCGTCGCTCGGCTTCCTCGAGCTCGTGCGTGTCCCGGCCGCGGATCCCGCAGGCAAACCGGATTATTTCGTGCGCACCGAGCGCACGCGCCTCTACGCGAAGGTCCCCGCGCAGACGGCAGAGCAGGTCGAGCAAGACCTCGGCTCGATCCTCAAGTAG
- a CDS encoding Gldg family protein, whose amino-acid sequence MALKPKEAAPAAEKAPEAKAGSAEKPAAAPGWAPFLVPAFVGSLVLVFIGERLLGNIESARLVFSALGALGAVGATALRFVHASGEKDPERRKIERTLSIFSALGLVALAIYFAANTEVGRRALGILDATPDKRARFDGASTVAWVVLILVSVLPLVFGEIALAPMRRAPRVEVRRVRAATIAGLSLSLAVAYAALFTYAAGELDVKADFSYFRTAKASESTKKIVTSAPDTVEVRAFFPPLNDVGTEVEGYLADIARSAPNFKYGFYDRLLHPQLAKDNKVTQDAVIVILRGPTRETLTLDKEMNKAAAKLKTLDADFQKALLKAMKEQRTAYFTVGHGELNEAAGAAAAEGRTAKILRRLLESQNYVVKDLGMPQGLANTVPEDASIVVVLGPTQAFLPEEVTSLEKYAARGGKLLLALDPETKGDLAPLAAIADLSFDPTVLATTDQLFVPRRRNASDKANLVSNRFSSHASVSTLSRVSQRAVVLVPVAGSLDKKAGSEPKVDFVLRSSGGVFADKNGNYELDGDEKKTTHNLAAAVTKPIGDGADKSKVKGPQEMRAFVVADADALSDLALGVAETNQLFVVDAVRWLGGDESFSGEIVTPEDVRIEHTKQKDVFWFYGTIIGAPALLFGVGLLVTRRSRRTAGRKA is encoded by the coding sequence ATGGCGCTGAAACCGAAAGAGGCGGCCCCGGCCGCCGAGAAGGCGCCCGAGGCGAAGGCAGGCAGCGCGGAGAAGCCCGCCGCGGCGCCGGGCTGGGCGCCCTTCCTCGTGCCCGCGTTCGTGGGCTCGCTCGTGCTCGTCTTCATCGGCGAGCGGCTGCTCGGCAACATCGAGTCGGCGCGGCTCGTGTTCTCCGCGCTCGGCGCGCTCGGCGCCGTGGGGGCGACGGCGCTCCGGTTCGTACACGCGTCGGGCGAGAAGGATCCGGAGCGGCGCAAGATCGAGCGCACGCTCTCGATCTTCTCGGCGCTCGGGCTCGTGGCGCTCGCGATCTATTTCGCGGCGAACACCGAGGTCGGCAGGCGCGCGCTCGGGATCCTCGACGCGACCCCGGACAAACGCGCCCGCTTCGACGGGGCCAGCACGGTCGCGTGGGTCGTCCTGATCCTCGTGTCGGTCCTGCCGCTCGTCTTCGGCGAGATCGCGCTCGCGCCCATGCGGCGCGCGCCCCGCGTGGAGGTCCGTCGCGTGCGCGCGGCGACCATCGCGGGCCTGTCGCTCTCGCTCGCGGTGGCCTACGCGGCGCTGTTCACGTACGCGGCCGGCGAGCTCGACGTGAAGGCCGACTTCTCGTACTTCCGCACGGCGAAGGCCAGCGAGTCGACGAAGAAGATCGTGACGAGCGCGCCGGACACCGTGGAGGTGCGCGCGTTCTTCCCGCCCCTGAACGACGTGGGTACGGAGGTCGAGGGTTACCTCGCGGACATCGCGAGGAGCGCGCCGAACTTCAAGTACGGCTTCTACGACCGGCTGCTCCACCCGCAGCTCGCGAAGGACAACAAGGTCACGCAGGACGCGGTGATCGTGATCCTGCGCGGGCCGACGCGCGAGACGCTCACGCTCGACAAGGAGATGAACAAGGCGGCGGCGAAGCTGAAGACGCTCGACGCCGACTTCCAGAAGGCCCTCCTCAAGGCGATGAAGGAGCAACGCACGGCCTACTTCACGGTCGGGCACGGCGAGCTCAACGAGGCCGCGGGCGCGGCGGCAGCCGAGGGCCGGACGGCGAAGATCCTGCGGCGCCTGCTGGAGAGCCAGAACTACGTCGTGAAGGACCTCGGCATGCCGCAGGGCCTCGCCAACACGGTGCCCGAGGACGCGTCGATCGTCGTGGTGCTCGGCCCGACGCAGGCGTTCTTGCCCGAGGAGGTCACCTCGCTCGAGAAGTACGCGGCGCGCGGCGGCAAGCTGCTCCTCGCGCTGGATCCAGAGACGAAGGGCGACCTCGCCCCGCTCGCCGCGATCGCGGATCTCTCGTTCGATCCGACGGTGCTCGCCACGACGGATCAGCTCTTCGTGCCGCGGCGCCGCAACGCCTCGGACAAGGCGAACCTCGTGTCGAACCGCTTCTCGTCGCACGCCTCGGTCTCGACGCTCAGCCGCGTCTCGCAGCGCGCGGTGGTGCTCGTGCCCGTCGCGGGCTCGCTCGACAAGAAAGCCGGATCCGAGCCGAAGGTGGACTTCGTGCTCCGCTCGTCGGGAGGCGTGTTCGCCGACAAGAACGGCAACTACGAGCTCGACGGCGACGAGAAGAAGACGACGCACAACCTCGCCGCCGCGGTGACGAAGCCGATCGGCGACGGCGCGGACAAGTCGAAGGTGAAGGGCCCGCAGGAGATGCGCGCCTTCGTGGTCGCAGACGCGGACGCGCTCAGCGACCTCGCGCTCGGCGTCGCCGAGACGAACCAGCTCTTCGTGGTGGACGCGGTGCGCTGGCTCGGCGGCGACGAGAGCTTCAGCGGAGAGATCGTGACGCCCGAGGACGTGCGGATCGAGCACACGAAGCAGAAGGACGTGTTCTGGTTCTACGGGACGATCATCGGGGCTCCAGCGCTCCTCTTCGGCGTGGGGCTCCTCGTGACGCGGCGATCGCGCCGCACGGCCGGGAGGAAGGCATGA
- a CDS encoding ABC transporter permease: protein MRNALLVAGREIGSYGRSLLGWAIGAAALLVEGVWFSANGLSGSRMSADVLREFFNGASGVTMIVAVLMSIPLLAGERERGTLVLLNTAPIRDIEIIVGKYLAALAMIALITLISVYMPLLIFVNGKVSLGHVAVGYAGIVLLGSAALSIGMFTSAVSRSQVMAAILGGLMLAVMVTLWLVAKVTEPPVNSVLSGLALHHQRQFPFMTGVLKLENVVYYVAVTYFFLLAATKTLEARRWR, encoded by the coding sequence ATGAGAAATGCTCTGCTCGTCGCGGGGAGAGAGATCGGCTCGTACGGCCGATCCCTGCTCGGCTGGGCCATCGGGGCCGCGGCGCTGCTCGTCGAGGGCGTATGGTTCAGCGCGAACGGCCTTTCGGGGTCGCGCATGTCGGCCGACGTGCTGCGCGAGTTCTTCAACGGCGCGAGCGGCGTCACGATGATCGTGGCGGTGCTCATGTCGATCCCGCTGCTCGCCGGGGAGCGGGAGCGCGGCACGCTGGTCTTGCTCAACACGGCGCCGATCCGGGACATCGAGATCATCGTGGGCAAGTACCTCGCGGCGCTCGCGATGATCGCGCTCATCACGCTGATCAGCGTGTACATGCCGCTGCTCATCTTCGTGAACGGCAAGGTGAGCCTCGGGCACGTGGCCGTGGGCTACGCGGGCATCGTGCTGCTCGGCTCGGCGGCGCTCTCGATCGGGATGTTCACCTCGGCCGTGAGCCGTAGCCAGGTGATGGCGGCGATCCTCGGCGGGCTCATGCTCGCGGTGATGGTGACGCTCTGGCTCGTCGCGAAGGTGACCGAGCCGCCGGTGAACAGCGTGCTCTCCGGGCTCGCGCTGCACCATCAGCGGCAGTTCCCCTTCATGACCGGGGTCCTGAAGCTCGAGAACGTGGTCTATTACGTGGCCGTCACGTACTTCTTCCTGCTCGCGGCCACCAAGACGCTGGAGGCGCGGCGATGGCGCTGA
- a CDS encoding ABC transporter ATP-binding protein, with product MTKAFAVIEIVDLYKYYGERRAVGPLSFSIEAGEIVGLLGLNGAGKTTTLRILACDLLPSSGSVRVNGLDVVESPHEVRSLIGYLPDTPPLYGEMTVRAYLHFAARLRGLSKASADKRVPEVLEATGLAEVQDQLIASLSHGYKQRVGIAQAIVHGPKLLVLDEPISGLDPVQIVEMRELLRGLKGEHTILLSSHILGEISETCDRILVIREGQIAASGTEAELSSKLLKNQRVEVTVRGDEEKAKEAASAVSGVVSVEVIDATEEGAGVVTLQIESGGDAREAVCHALVTAGIGLLEVRRGERELETVFLELAGPETKGDGTEAAPRKRRAGKKGAKKARASAGEGDAGAKDAAAEKEDGSGT from the coding sequence ATGACGAAGGCTTTTGCCGTGATCGAAATCGTCGACCTCTACAAGTACTACGGGGAGAGGAGGGCCGTCGGGCCGCTCTCGTTCTCCATCGAAGCCGGCGAGATCGTGGGCTTGCTCGGGCTCAACGGCGCCGGAAAGACCACCACGCTCCGCATCCTCGCCTGTGATCTCCTCCCCTCGTCGGGCTCCGTCCGCGTGAACGGGCTCGACGTCGTGGAGAGCCCACACGAGGTGCGGTCGCTGATCGGCTACCTGCCGGACACACCTCCGCTCTACGGCGAGATGACGGTCCGCGCCTACCTGCACTTCGCCGCGCGCCTGCGGGGCCTCTCGAAGGCCTCCGCGGACAAACGCGTGCCCGAGGTGCTCGAGGCGACGGGGCTCGCCGAGGTGCAGGACCAGCTCATCGCGTCCCTGTCGCACGGGTACAAGCAACGCGTCGGCATCGCCCAGGCCATCGTGCACGGGCCGAAGCTGCTCGTGCTGGACGAGCCGATCAGCGGCCTCGATCCCGTGCAGATCGTGGAGATGCGCGAGCTGCTCCGCGGCCTCAAGGGCGAACACACGATCCTTTTGTCCTCCCACATTCTCGGCGAGATCAGCGAGACGTGCGACCGCATCCTCGTGATCCGCGAGGGCCAGATCGCCGCGAGCGGCACCGAGGCCGAGCTCAGCTCGAAGCTCCTCAAGAACCAGCGCGTCGAGGTGACGGTGCGCGGCGACGAGGAGAAGGCCAAGGAGGCCGCGAGCGCCGTCTCGGGCGTCGTGTCGGTCGAGGTGATCGACGCGACGGAGGAGGGCGCGGGCGTCGTCACGCTCCAGATCGAGTCCGGAGGCGACGCGCGCGAGGCGGTGTGCCACGCGCTCGTGACGGCCGGGATCGGGCTGCTCGAGGTGCGCCGCGGCGAGCGGGAGCTCGAGACGGTGTTCCTGGAGCTCGCGGGCCCCGAGACGAAGGGCGACGGCACAGAGGCCGCGCCGAGGAAGAGGCGGGCCGGCAAGAAGGGCGCGAAGAAGGCGCGCGCTTCGGCCGGCGAGGGTGATGCCGGGGCGAAGGACGCCGCGGCAGAGAAAGAGGACGGGAGCGGGACATGA